The Gadus macrocephalus chromosome 3, ASM3116895v1 DNA segment AGATGCTGGGCTTGGACACGTCTTGGCACTGGCTGTCTAGAGGAGGACACAGACATTAGCTCTGCCGATCTACTGTTGTGTGTGAGACGCCCTTGATCgactggtgtgtgtgagacgcCCCTGAtctactatgtgtgtgtgaggggcttGTGTCTCAGTCTTCCTGAAGCTCCTGGCTATCCGAACATCTCCACATGACTCTCTCCTCAGAGAGCTGAGGTCAGACGGGAAGCCGGAGCCGCTGGGCTCTTCACGTGTCCATTACCCTgtccctaacctaaccctgtcCCACTCCAACCACTCTGTGCTAATTATAGTCGTACTGCAAAGCCCAAAGCATGCGGCCCAGTCAGAACGGACACAAAGCCCAGTTTCTTTACTTTCGCCTCAAAAACCGAAATGTAATACGAAGTCAGAAGATCAGCCCTGCTGGATTCACACTGCACGTTCTTTGTTCCCTTAAACAATATGATTCTCTTCTCTTTGTTATTTGTGTGGCGCTACAACCATGAAGCCGTATTTGTGCTTTGGGCTAACGGTCGTTTACCGCTCTTCATTGGGTTGAGGCTGGTCCCTTCGTTGCAGTCTGCAGGACTGGCCTTGATCTGCTGGTAATGTTGGTAGAACTCCtgccagatagagagacagagagattatGTTGGTAAAAGGCCTGCCAGATAGAGGGACAGGGAGGTAAAAGGCCTGCCATATAGAGGGACAGGGAGGTAATGGGCCtgccagatagagagacagaggggggtcAACTAACTGAGGAGACATCAGGCACTGTGTTTATTTCTCATAGCATTCTCATACCATTCCACGTACCATTTTTGGGAGTGCGATATAGGAGAGAACAGAGAAAAATATGACAACACAGGCTGTTATGAAGTATCCAAACGCTGCATCGTCAATGGCAGATCCACCTGAGGGAGCAAGCAAAAGGTAATCTACAGCCTACATCTGTTATCAGAGCCATTACCCTCCAAAAGTGCACTGTGAGCTCATTATAAGCTGCTCCCGAAGTTAGTGATTAGATACTGacagctgaaggagctgataaGGGTCAATACTGGCGCTGTAGTGTCTCATGTTGTTCTGTGGTGTCTCATAATGTTCTGTGGTAGCTCAAGGCACTGTGGTACCCCATAGTGTTCTGTAGTACCTCATAGTGTTCTGTAGTACCTCATTGTGTTCTGTGGTACCTCATAGTGTTCTGTAGTACCCCATAGTGTTCTGTGGTACCTCATAGTGTGCTGTAGTACCCCATAGTGTTCTGTAGTACCCCATAGTGTTCTGTAGTATCCCATAGTGTTCTGTGGTACCCCATTGTTTTCTGTAGTACCCCATAGTGTTCTGTGGCACCTCATAGTGTTGTGGTACCCCATAGTGTTCTGTGGTACCTCATGTACCCCATAGTGTTCTGTGGTACCTCATAGTGTTCTGTGGTACCCCATAGTGTTCTGTGGTACCCCATAGTGTTCTGTGGTACCCCATAGTGTTCTGTGGTACCCCATAGTGTTCTGTGGTACCCCATTGTGTTCTGTAGTACCCCATAGTGTTCTGTGGCACCTCATAGTGTTGTGGTACCCCATAGTGTTCTGTGGTACCTCATGTACCCCATAGTGTTCTGTGGTACCTCATGTACCCCATAGTGTTCTGTGGTACCTCATAGTGTTCTGTGGTACCCCATAGTGTTCTGTGGTACCCCATAGTGTTCTGTGGTACCTCATAGTGTTCTGTAGTACCCCATAGTGTTCTGTGGTACCCCATAGTGTTCTGTAGTACCTCATAGTGTTCTGTGGTACCCCATAGTGTTCTGTGGTACCCCATAGTGTTCTGTGGTACCCCATAGTGTTCTGTAGTACCCCATAGTGTTCTGTAGTACCCCATAGTGTTCTGTGGTACCTCATAGTGTTCTGTAGTACCCCATAGTGTTCTGTGGTACCCCATAGTGTTCTGTGGTACCTCATAGTGTTCTGTAGTACCCCATAGTGTTCTGTAGTACCCCATAGTGTTCTGTGGTACCTCATAGTGTTCTGTAGTACCCCATAGTGTTCGGTGGTACCCCATAGTGTTCTGTAGTACCTCCTAGTGTGCTGTGGTACCTCATAGTGTTCTGCTGTACCTCATAGTGTTCTGTGGTATCTCATAGTGTTCTGCTGTACCTCCTAGTGTGCTGTGGTACCTCATGGTGTGTGGACTTACTAGCAAGGGCGCAGATCATGGCGACGGCTGCGAAGGTGCCGGCCAGCCCCTGGCCGCTCATGATGGGAGTGGTGTAGGAGGCGGGGAGCAGGCCTGCCATGCCGAACAGGCTGCCCTGCAGAACCGCGCCGCACGCTTGACAGGAGAACCACACCGGGAGACACCCaagaaatacatatatattacataCATATTCCTACTGGGCTGGACCCCAGTGAAGCCCAGATAATCTGGTGCTGCTCCGGGCCATGGGAAGAAGTCCCCCCCGCCTCGCCCTGGCAATACTGACGCTGCGGCACATGAGACAGAACGTAGAGGAACGTACCAGAAAGCAGCTGTACCGGCTCAAATGGAAACGCGACATATGTGTCTTAACAAAGCTCAACGGGCCTAACTCGCCAAGCCGTTTCCCCGCCCATGCTTGCGTTTATGACCAAGAGCCAGGACTCACAGTTGATGATGACAATCTTCAGCATGGTGACAGTGAAGAAGGGAAGGGGGTCCATGGCCACCTTGACCAGGACGGCTGTAACCATGAAGACGGCCATGATGAGAACTAGACTGCCCATCACTCGCAGCTTCTGAGGGATCCTGCAGGAGCAGAGTCATACCACCCACTTATCATTCTCAAGGCTGACAGCAGAGGATCTGGATTAAACGACTGTAACGGTCCCACCCTGTCGATGTTCAATTGACATTGCATTGCATCTGTTTGTTGAGATTGTCATCTTTGTCACCCAGCGTAGTAAGTAACCctccccaaccctaacccagggcCATTTAAACGTTACTCTGAGGACCAGAACCCTCAGAGCTCCTTTCGTTAGGGCTTTCTGTGCATTGTCAGGTTGGGACCAATTCAAGTTGGATCGTGAACCCTTTTGGGTCCAACCCCATAGTTTAAGAAATGCAGGATTGACCCTCTAAGCCCATCCCCCAGTGTGGTGTCTCTGTGACATGGTTCTTCTGTGTGGTGCTGTGTTGTGATGAGTTATGTGAGGTGTGGGGGACTCACAGGGAGTGGAGAACGGAGTTGAGGCAGGTGAAGATGAGGAGGGGCACCATGGCACACAGCGTCATCACATTCTTGAACTTTGATTCAAGGAGGCTGGGCGTATGCTCCGCCTCAGCCTCAGCACTTTGATTGGCAGCGGGGTTCGGAGAAGATGGCTCCTTCAGACGCCCTGTAAAGTACTGGAGGAAAAGGAAATGGGTCAGTTATGACTATATTTAAGAACACAAGGACTTCACCACCTCCATAATATCACAGTTATAAGAACAGGTACATCCATAACATGCATGTGTGCTGCAGTATTATCTGTTCCACTCAGCTGGACAGGTGTTTTAGGACATGAGGTGGTgcaaagggaggaggagtagagggaggaggtgcagatggaggaggagcagaaggagaaggtAAAAGATGGAGGTGTACACGGAGAAGGTTTAGATGGAGGAGGTGTAGATTGAGGAAGTGCAGAGgcaggaggagaagatggaagagggcagaaggaggaggtgcagaaggAGAAGGTCCAGAAGGAGGAGGTGTATACAGACCATGGAGGCCGTCATGAAGAAGTTCCATGGGAGGAGCGTCCCCAAGCCCAGCATGAAGAAGATCAGCCACACAGACTTGTACCTGGCAGGGGGGCAAAAAGAAagggggtcagacagacaggtgggccgacagacaggtggacagacagatgaTGGtaatgttatggtagtactaggAGCTGGTACAGTAATATTATAGTGATGCTAGTAGTACTCACTTGTCTTTTGGTATAGTGGTAGACATTTTGAGTTCTCAATGTCGCCTTCAAACAAAAACATGAGAGCGATAGAGATCGATATggtgagagagacggaaagagacaAATAGAGATTGGAAGATttggagaggtagagggagagggtgagagaggtagagtgatataaagagatggagagagattatacattttttaaataattaattcaGAACTCTAAAGCGGTTGCATTCAGAACATGGTGCCAAATAACTCatcttaaaacaaacaaaaggaaattacaaatatatataaacaaaaacattctGGTAAATACAATTCAAAGAAAAATATCACATAACAAATAAGTTAATAATAACCTAGTAAAAAATGTAGGCACACAAGTGCACAAGTACCTTTCCATGCATTTATTGAACGATTTTAACCCCCTTACCCTCAAGAATACTGGTACTTTTTATGCTATATAAAGTTTGTATTCTTTATATTTTTACTATGTACACTACTGAGATTTTGCTTTGCTTCTCCACTCAGGCCCACGTGAGCCCTCCAGGGCCTGTCAAATTGACCTTTACCAAACTATTAAACTATGGGTCAACTGTTACCAATCTATCAGTAAACTACCACCAAATGATCAAACTACCACCGAACTAACAGTAAATTACCGACAGACTATCAGTCAACTATAACCAAGCTATCAGTGAACTATAACCAGGCAGTAAACTGCCACCAACGTTTCTGCAAGATGATGATGACTGTTGGTCAGATAGGAGAAGTGAGAGAGCTAGCAGGGATTCCTGGTCTTAAACATTGTAATACAGCGGGTGTACTTAATACTGTTTACTCAATATTGTGTACAACAAACAGTTTACTACAAACAGTGTACTCTGACATTTCATATTAATATAATTAATCTGAGAATAAAAGATTGGACTGTTGAAGGGTTCTGCTGTTACCTTGaatggttcgggcatctggccaCCTAACAacccctttcctcccctcctagTTCCTTCTAGTTTTCCACGCATCAAAAAAAATGAGGTCTCAAAATTGTCTTCTCAGCTTGAGCATGTGACTCAtttcccctatctctctctctctctctctctctctctctctctctctctctctctctctctctctctctctctgtctctctctctctatctctctcgctctctctctctctctctctctctctctctctctctctctctctctctctctctctctctctctctctctctctctctctctctctctctctcactctctctctctctctctccccctcccccccagtgcACTATATTATCTGTTTTTGACAATGTGACAATGTTGCCTGCTGAATCCATCGTTTAGATGTGTTAACGGTTTATAAGAATTCATATTTAGAATTCATGTTATATTATCAATGTTTATTTAGTCAATTTAGTATTAATATCTAGCATTAATATCTGCATTGTTTATGCAAGCATTGATATGTTTcattaaaggtgtgtgtgtgtgtgtgtgtgtgtgtgtgtgtgtgtaggatttagtggcatccactccccctcacctctcccttcCCAGCATGAAGTTACAGTGGCCGGTCCAAGTAGTTACTTTCAAAATTACCATTCGTGTTTCATGGGATTTTAAACTAATCaaacatacttatgaatattaCAATACATTTCTGCCAAATATTTTTCGCAGGATGCCACTAaattctacacactgcaccaTTACTAGACATAAAGTAGATATAAATATTGTTTAGACGTAAGTGTTGACTAGCTTATAGTCTGAGTATTTAAAATGATAACGAGGAGCTGATTACCTTGTAGTATTTACATGTTAAGCAGCTCTTATTAAATCAACTCTCCTCGTAACTTACTGATCACGTTATTAAACTAGAAGGTAAGAACATATTTCACCACACATTTCCCCATAAGGACAGCGTGGAGTTCAGAGCAGTTCTTTAGACTGCATTGTATAGACTGGAGTTCAGTGCATGATCTGAAACCACATGATTCTCAGCAGAGCAGAGCAAACATTAGAAACAAATATAGCAATACAAAGCAGCTCACCTTCTTCAGCTGTTGCTTCTGTCCCCTCTAGCACAAGTccaaagtttgtgtgtgtggctgggggCAACATTGTGACCCAGAACCTTTATCTCTTCTCCCTGGGCCTCTGAACTTACGCCCCTCCTCCCTAAAGTGTAATTTGGACAGTGACATGCTTAATTAGTCCAATCCTGTACTAGCTTTAATGGGGCGACATATAGCAGTTGTGTTATcagaacacacagaaatatatgatcaattttgtattttatgcatatatata contains these protein-coding regions:
- the LOC132454523 gene encoding equilibrative nucleoside transporter 1-like, producing MSTTIPKDKYKSVWLIFFMLGLGTLLPWNFFMTASMYFTGRLKEPSSPNPAANQSAEAEAEHTPSLLESKFKNVMTLCAMVPLLIFTCLNSVLHSLIPQKLRVMGSLVLIMAVFMVTAVLVKVAMDPLPFFTVTMLKIVIINSCGAVLQGSLFGMAGLLPASYTTPIMSGQGLAGTFAAVAMICALASGSAIDDAAFGYFITACVVIFFSVLSYIALPKMEFYQHYQQIKASPADCNEGTSLNPMKSDSQCQDVSKPSISMMTIFKKVWVLAVSVCFIFTVSIGTFPAITSDVQTTIGAGTSWERYFIPVCCFLLFNGSDWFGRSLTAVCMWPGGEGRLLPMLVASRVLFVPLFMMCNVQPRAYLPVLFPHDACYIFFMVLFGFSNGYLASLCMCFGPKKVAPHEAETAGAVMALFLSMGLALGASFSFLFRALV